A window from Neodiprion fabricii isolate iyNeoFabr1 chromosome 2, iyNeoFabr1.1, whole genome shotgun sequence encodes these proteins:
- the LOC124176551 gene encoding uncharacterized protein LOC124176551 isoform X4: MIILTQRRLFRDYRTANILKALQLDMAFYMEYYDVKDCGFVAPPGYFGWFVPRKLWRSDRMSSSWEMFANTERASDFQPDDEILEEIKRATLKPGSDNQHYCTEKDNCRDGFYVPERCRKTSSADIANTSLSNNEVRDVRESCALLLTSDPDATGFVKDDVDRLKLYVMVAWVGPRLKNLTEWITDRYAASRSNRSLVILHWNPSDLVPSDRDFVSVDFPRCDLNGERCPYGSKRLTKLVWAKLEKIAKLAYQTITKVYFTGSMYQELIGGYNNDTSEEKVACDWLDKNLEWTLKNWRSEDRDKSVLTIGGIFPMTGSSYKAKSILVAADMARDSVNSNNTVLKDYSLELLARDGQCKSDMVMKSFIDYIVYQYKTLIGILGPACSETLEPLIGISKQYSTMIVSYSAEGSSFDDRESYPYFFRTIGENKQYKHVYLQLLKKMGWRRVAALTEDGQKYTEYISHMQDFLQENGITFVDNAKYPRDRDIDVMRRYLDNLKKKRARIIIADVYDEVARQVMCEAYKLEMTAYQGYVWFLPLWLLPGWYETERYNAEGETVPCSNAEMAEAVNGYLGITHSFWAPDDETMQENITVKEWRQSYEAKCQEQNLLPSDYAGYAYDATWTYAYAMDQLLAENESYVFALHHEQTANRLRDIISRTDFYGVSGRIKFLGGASRISVVEIVQHVNNETKKIGLFHPNVSDTHNEVVGGRLDLNMSAIVWLTGEKPNDGSLKPDKCVFSGIAELLDVTCEVAIVIVNIIGFGCLGVLLIVGFVMIKRKYDEKVRLHERYMKSLGIDLLQTDTAGLDKWEIPRECVVINRKLGEGAFGTVYGGEAFFAEKGWLAVAVKTLKVGSSTEEKLDFLSEVEVMKRFEHKNIIKLLGVCIKCEPVYTVMEFMLYGDLKTYLLARRHLVNDRNYEESDEISSKKLTAMALDVARALSYLAQLKYVHRDIASRNCLVNAQRVVKLGDFGMTRPMYENDYYKFNRKGMLPVRWMAPESLGLGIFTPASDVWSYGVLLYEIITFGSFPFQGLSNNEVLEHVKTGNTIAIPSGIKAPLENLIRSCWKIDHKLRPNAPEIVDFLATNPRLLSPCLDVPLASVQLEHTGQVDIQLPEKFRKFSVSMRRSSQSAASPRMVATSIVSSGTPLIRGIEDDDRTIGRGRELNRDSFISARSSAFGNTAQTAGESSSPLLSTNSGGLPVVDNSDSDQASKYLELQRFVSGGGGGGGKSTDTGSKISARYVNMRPGMDAEINACDESFDRGNVFSTMTKTPGARANGDVAEGHDPLIQRAPFL; the protein is encoded by the exons ATGATAATTTTAACGCAGAGGAGGTTATTTCGAGACTATCGGACGGCCAACATCCTCAAAGCAT TGCAATTGGACATGGCATTTTACATGGAGTACTACGACGTTAAGGATTGCGGTTTCGTCGCACCACCGGGCTACTTCGGATGGTTCGTGCCGCGAAAATTGTGGAGATCGGACCGGATGTCAAGCAGCTGGGAGATGTTCGCGAATACCGAGAGAGCGTCAGATTTTCAACCGGATGACGAGATCCTCGAGGAGATAAAAAGGGCGACACTGAAACCGGGATCCGATAACCAGCACTACTGCACCGAGAAGGACAACTGTCGGGATGGATTTTACGTGCCGGAACGATGCCGGAAAACGAGCAGTGCCGATATAGCGAACACGTCGCTCAGCAATAACGAGGTGCGGGATGTGAGGGAGAGTTGCGCCCTGCTGCTGACGAGCGATCCGGACGCGACGGGTTTCGTCAAGGACGACGTAGACCGTCTGAAACTGTACGTCATGGTCGCCTGGGTTGGTCCGCGTTTGAAGAACCTTACCGAATGGATAACGGATCGATACGCGGCCTCTAGATCCAACAGATCGCTGGTCATACTCCACTGGAATCCGAGCGACCTTGTGCCGAGCGATCGGGACTTCGTTTCGGTTGATTTTCCGCGATGCGACTTGAACGGCGAGAGGTGTCCCTACGGTTCGAAGAGACTGACGAAGCTGGTCTGGGCCAAGCTTGAAAAGATAGCGAAACTCGCTTACCAGACGATAACGAAGGTGTACTTCACCGGTAGCATGTACCAGGAGCTGATCGGCGGTTACAACAACGACACGTCCGAGGAGAAGGTCGCCTGCGATTGGCTTGACAAAAATTTGGAGTGGACGTTGAAGAACTGGAGGTCCGAAGACAGGGACAAGAGCGTCCTCACCATAGGGGGTATCTTTCCGATGACCGGCTCGTCCTACAAGGCTAAATCGATCCTGGTAGCGGCGGACATGGCGAGGGATTCCGTCAACTCCAACAACACTGTCCTCAAGGACTACAGCCTCGAGCTCCTGGCTCGCGACGGACAGTGCAAGTCGGACATGGTCATGAAGTCGTTCATCGACTACATCGTTTACCAGTACAAGACGCTGATCGGGATTCTGGGTCCGGCGTGCTCGGAAACGCTCGAACCACTGATCGGGATCTCGAAGCAGTACAGCACCATGATAGTCAGCTACAGCGCGGAGGGTTCGAGCTTCGACGACAGGGAGAGCTATCCGTACTTCTTCCGCACCATTGGCGAGAACAAGCAGTACAAACACGTCTACCTTCAGCTGTTGAAGAAGATGGGATGGCGAAGGGTAGCCGCTCTGACTGAGGACGGTCAGAAGTACACCGAGTACATATCTCACATGCAGGATTTTCTACAGGAGAACGGAATCACGTTTGTCGACAATGCTAAATACCCGAGGGATAGGGACATCGACGTTATGCGGAGG TATTTGGATAACCTGAAGAAGAAACGAGCGAGAATTATTATAGCCGACGTTTACGACGAAGTCGCGAGGCAAGTGATGTGCGAGGCTTACAAGTTGGAAATGACCGCCTATCAA GGTTACGTCTGGTTCCTTCCGTTGTGGCTACTGCCGGGTTGGTACGAGACGGAGCGTTACAACGCGGAGGGTGAAACGGTGCCGTGTTCGAACGCAGAAATGGCAGAAGCGGTGAACGGCTACCTGGGAATAACGCACTCCTTCTGGGCTCCGGACGACGAGACGATGCAGGAAAACATAACGGTGAAAGAATGGCGACAGAGTTACGAGGCGAAGTGCCAGGAGCAGAATCTCCTGCCGTCGGATTACGCCGGTTACGCCTACGACGCGACCTGGACCTACGCCTACGCGATGGACCAGCTGCTGGCAGAGAACGAGAGCTACGTCTTCGCTCTTCACCACGAACAAACGGCGAACAGACTCAGGGACATAATAAGCCGAACGGACTTCTACGGAGTGTCGGGACGGATAAAGTTCCTGGGGGGAGCCTCGCGGATATCCGTCGTTGAAATCGTTCAGCACGTCAATAACGAGACGAAGAAAATCGGCCTGTTTCATCCCAACGTATCGGACACTCACAACGAAGTCGTTGGCGGTCGTTTGGACCTCAACATGTCCGCGATAGTATGGCTTACCGGGGAAAAACCGAACGACGGATCTTTGAAGCCTGACAAATGCGTGTTCTCCGGTATAGCTGAACTTCTCGACGTGACCTGCGAAGTCGCCATCGTCATCGTAAACATCATCGGTTTCGGTTGTCTCGGGGTTTTGCTGATCGTCGGTTTCGTTATGATCAAGAGAAA ATACGACGAAAAAGTTCGTCTGCACGAGAGGTACATGAAATCGCTTGGTATCGACTTGCTGCAAACGGACACAGCTGGTCTGGACAAGTGGGAAATACCGCGTGAATGTGTCGTGATAAATCGGAAGCTCGGCGAGGGAGCTTTCGGCACTGTTTACGGAGGCGAAGCTTTCTTTGCGGAAAAGGGATGGCTCGCCGTGGCGGTGAAGACGTTGAAAGTTGGAAGTTCGACCGAAGAGAAATTGGACTTTCTGAGCGAGGTCGAAGTGATGAAGCGTTTCGAGCACAAGAACATCATCAAACTTCTCGGCGTCTGTATTAAATGCGAACCGGTTTACACGGTTATGGAATTCATGCTATACGGCGATTTGAAAACCTATCTCTTGGCCAGGCGGCACCTCGTCAACGATCGCAATTACGAAGAATCCGACGAAATATCTAGCAAAAAATTAACAGCTATGGCTCTCGATGTGGCAAGAGCTCTCAGCTATTTGGCTCAGCTCAAATACGTTCACAG AGACATAGCATCGCGCAACTGTCTGGTGAATGCTCAGCGTGTGGTAAAATTAGGTGACTTTGGTATGACTAGACCAATGTACGAGAACGACTACTACAAATTCAACAGAAAAG gAATGCTACCGGTGAGATGGATGGCCCCCGAATCTCTGGGACTGGGAATATTCACACCGGCATCCGACGTCTGGTCCTACGGTGTTCTACTCTACGAAATAATAACCTTCGGAAGTTTTCCCTTCCAAGGATTGAGCAACAACGAGGTCCTGGAGCACGTAAAGACGGGAAACACGATAGCCATTCCATCGGGAATAAAGGCCCCCCT GGAAAACCTTATACGTTCCTGCTGGAAAATCGATCACAAGTTGCGACCAAACGCGCCGGAAATCGTCGATTTCCTCGCGACGAATCCGCGGCTGTTATCGCCGTGCCTCGACGTCCCCTTGGCGAGTGTGCAGCTCGAGCATACGGGTCAGGTCGACATTCAGCTGCCGGAAAAGTTCCGTAAATTTTCCGTATCGATGAGAAGATCCTCGCAGAGCGCGGCTTCGCCGAGAATGGTGGCTACTTCGATCGTGAGTTCCGGAACGCCGCTGATCCGGGGAATCGAAGACGACGACAGGACGATCGGAAGAGGGCGAGAATTGAATCGCGACAGTTTCATAAGCGCGAGATCGTCCGCATTTGGAAACACGGCGCAAACGGCGGGGGAAAGTTCGAGCCCTTTGCTGTCGACGAATAGCGGCGGACTTCCGGTCGTCGATAACTCCGATTCCGATCAGGCATCCAAATACCTCGAACTCCAGCGTTTCGtgagcggcggcggcggcggcggcggaaAATCCACGGACACTGGTAGTAAAATTTCGGCTAGGTACGTCAACATGCGACCGGGAATGGACGCGGAAATTAACGCCTGCGACGAAAGCTTTGATCGGGGAAACGTTTTCTCGACGATGACAAAAACTCCTGGAGCTCGAGCCAACGGCGACGTTGCCGAGGGGCATGACCCCCTAATTCAACGCGCACCTTTCCTCTGA